One region of Thiomonas intermedia genomic DNA includes:
- a CDS encoding VWA domain-containing protein has product MSLHPDASFVAWLGELVWAQPLAFVLLPLAALPLVAAWRGRVQTDPVGLQWLHPDLQGLLQARAPTRRALWAPVLHALAIVALVLALAQPQRLGGWIAAAPEGRDIVVLLDTSLTMGLHDVQWNGKPASRLAVAQRVFADFAQARRGDRFALVAFGSHAATLLPPTFDARAAGQMAGLLAVGQLGPDTALGDAIALALRQVSRPPAGQGDLAEARATVERLQPIIILYTDGGVSNAGQISPADAVALARHLGVRIYTVEVGTAPDAGQPYTVPAYAGPQPDLRLIAQATGGRFYFAASAGAQQTAVRDIGALNPRLHPPPTRRAVQPLYIVPLLLGVVLLLLAAIGPGALRRLHRRGRAEVAGHVAEAADAARRTAP; this is encoded by the coding sequence ATGAGCCTGCATCCGGACGCGTCGTTCGTCGCCTGGCTCGGCGAGCTGGTGTGGGCGCAGCCGCTGGCCTTCGTTCTGCTGCCCCTGGCCGCGCTGCCGCTGGTGGCGGCGTGGCGCGGGCGCGTGCAGACCGATCCGGTCGGCCTGCAATGGCTGCATCCCGATCTGCAGGGCCTGCTACAGGCCCGTGCCCCCACTCGGCGTGCGCTGTGGGCGCCGGTGCTGCACGCGCTGGCGATCGTGGCCCTGGTGCTGGCGCTGGCCCAGCCGCAGCGACTGGGGGGCTGGATCGCTGCCGCGCCCGAAGGCCGCGACATCGTGGTGCTGCTCGACACCTCGCTCACCATGGGCCTGCACGATGTGCAGTGGAACGGCAAGCCCGCGAGCCGGCTCGCGGTGGCCCAGCGCGTGTTCGCCGACTTCGCCCAGGCGCGCCGGGGCGACCGCTTCGCCCTCGTGGCTTTCGGCAGCCATGCCGCCACGCTGCTGCCGCCCACCTTCGACGCCCGCGCCGCCGGGCAGATGGCGGGTCTGCTCGCCGTGGGGCAGCTCGGCCCCGATACCGCGCTGGGCGACGCCATCGCCCTGGCCCTGCGCCAGGTGAGCCGGCCACCGGCGGGGCAGGGCGACCTCGCGGAGGCCCGGGCTACCGTGGAGCGCTTGCAGCCCATCATCATCCTCTACACCGATGGCGGCGTGAGCAATGCCGGCCAGATCAGTCCGGCCGACGCCGTCGCGCTGGCGCGGCATCTGGGCGTGCGCATCTACACCGTGGAGGTCGGCACCGCGCCCGATGCGGGCCAGCCCTACACCGTGCCCGCCTACGCCGGTCCGCAGCCCGATCTGCGCCTCATCGCCCAGGCCACGGGCGGACGCTTTTACTTCGCCGCCAGCGCCGGGGCGCAGCAGACGGCGGTGCGCGACATCGGCGCGCTCAATCCCAGGCTGCACCCGCCGCCCACCCGGCGTGCGGTGCAGCCGCTCTACATCGTGCCGCTGCTGCTCGGGGTGGTGCTGCTTCTGCTGGCCGCCATCGGTCCGGGGGCGTTGCGCCGCCTGCACCGCCGCGGCCGCGCGGAGGTCGCGGGCCATGTTGCCGAGGCGGCAGACGCGGCGAGGAGGACCGCGCCGTGA
- a CDS encoding DUF58 domain-containing protein: MSTMPMLPWRQVAEGMLPAARPRPLLQPDDAARLIALARGLRMAQPTRPVPRQTSGEAMSVWKGRGLDYAESRAYQPGDDLRDLHWRLLARTGRPYVKLHHEEQATALHLLLDLRPGMAFGTRGRTKAEQAARMALLAASAYALAAEGASGPMTLSVWRDTVHDVALGRGQKALQRLALRLQAELVVPPRPMGRRQPADGGFEAWAQVLLRSLPEGSRVLMASDGAGWESPECDAALWSLCSRAEVLLLEVRDPVETVLPRRAVLEAADFVDLAHHQSGRLQGAAGSQFAERAARHHEARLARWRSRGLRCVAAGVSESDHAVLQRLRALEA, encoded by the coding sequence ATGAGCACCATGCCGATGCTGCCCTGGCGTCAGGTCGCAGAAGGCATGCTCCCTGCGGCGCGGCCACGGCCCTTGCTGCAGCCGGACGACGCCGCGCGGCTCATCGCCCTGGCGCGCGGCCTGCGCATGGCGCAGCCGACGCGGCCCGTGCCGCGGCAGACGTCAGGCGAGGCGATGTCAGTCTGGAAGGGCCGTGGACTCGACTATGCCGAGAGCCGCGCCTACCAGCCCGGTGACGATCTGCGCGATCTGCATTGGCGGCTGCTCGCCCGCACCGGGCGGCCCTACGTCAAGTTGCACCATGAGGAACAGGCCACCGCGCTGCATCTGCTGCTCGATCTGCGGCCGGGCATGGCCTTCGGCACGCGCGGCCGTACCAAGGCCGAGCAGGCGGCCCGCATGGCGCTGCTGGCTGCCTCGGCCTACGCGTTGGCCGCGGAAGGCGCCAGTGGCCCGATGACCTTGAGCGTGTGGCGCGACACCGTGCACGACGTTGCCCTCGGCCGCGGCCAGAAGGCTCTGCAGCGCCTGGCGCTGCGGCTGCAGGCCGAGCTTGTCGTGCCGCCGCGCCCGATGGGGCGGCGGCAGCCCGCCGACGGCGGCTTCGAGGCCTGGGCGCAGGTTCTCCTGCGCAGTCTGCCCGAGGGTTCGCGGGTGCTGATGGCCAGCGACGGCGCGGGTTGGGAGTCGCCCGAGTGCGACGCTGCGCTGTGGTCGCTGTGCAGCCGCGCCGAGGTGCTGCTGCTCGAAGTGCGCGATCCGGTCGAGACCGTGCTGCCGCGGCGGGCCGTGCTGGAGGCCGCCGATTTCGTCGATCTGGCCCATCATCAGTCGGGCCGACTGCAGGGCGCCGCCGGGTCGCAGTTCGCCGAACGCGCGGCGCGACACCATGAGGCCCGTCTGGCCCGGTGGCGCTCGCGCGGCTTGCGCTGCGTCGCCGCCGGGGTGAGTGAGTCCGACCACGCGGTGCTGCAGCGGCTGCGCGCGCTGGAGGCGTGA
- a CDS encoding AAA family ATPase, producing the protein MTYPHQAEVAALRAQLANDIVGQTALLDRLVIGLLTGGHLLLEGLPGLAKTTAVKALSSRVHAGFQRVQFTPDLLPGDLTGTEVFHPAEGSVRFARGPLFHDIVLADEINRAPAKVQSALLEAMQERQITVGGVSYALPPLFLVLATQNPLEQAGTYALPEAQLDRFLLHVRLDYPEADEEWRILQMHLQASDPARQLAAGDRAQALDVAAVLAARQEVLQVHVAESLQRAIVELVRSTRAPEQRVPGLAGTVAAGASPRAVLALAHAARGMAYLRGRDFVLPDDVIALAPDVLRHRIVLSLEAGLRDVTADTLIAELLAVMVWP; encoded by the coding sequence ATGACCTATCCCCACCAGGCCGAAGTGGCCGCCTTGCGGGCTCAGCTCGCCAACGACATCGTCGGTCAGACGGCGCTGCTCGATCGTCTGGTCATCGGCCTGCTCACCGGCGGGCATCTGCTGCTCGAAGGCCTGCCCGGGCTGGCCAAGACCACGGCGGTCAAGGCGCTGAGCAGCCGGGTGCATGCCGGTTTCCAGCGCGTGCAGTTCACCCCTGATCTGCTGCCCGGCGACCTGACAGGCACCGAGGTGTTTCATCCCGCCGAGGGCTCGGTGCGCTTCGCGCGCGGGCCGCTGTTTCACGACATCGTGCTGGCCGACGAGATCAATCGTGCCCCGGCCAAGGTGCAGTCGGCCCTGCTGGAGGCCATGCAGGAGCGCCAGATCACCGTGGGCGGCGTGAGCTACGCGCTGCCGCCGCTGTTCCTGGTGCTGGCCACGCAGAACCCTCTCGAACAGGCCGGCACCTACGCCCTGCCCGAGGCACAGCTCGACCGTTTCCTGCTGCATGTGCGGCTCGACTATCCCGAAGCCGATGAGGAATGGCGCATCCTGCAGATGCATCTGCAGGCCAGCGATCCGGCACGTCAGCTTGCCGCCGGCGACCGCGCTCAGGCGCTGGACGTGGCCGCCGTGCTGGCGGCGAGGCAGGAGGTCTTGCAGGTGCATGTGGCCGAAAGCCTGCAGCGGGCCATCGTCGAACTCGTGCGCTCCACGCGCGCACCCGAGCAGCGGGTGCCGGGGCTGGCCGGCACGGTGGCGGCCGGAGCGTCGCCCCGTGCGGTGCTGGCGCTGGCGCATGCGGCGCGGGGCATGGCCTATCTGCGTGGGCGCGACTTCGTGTTGCCCGACGACGTCATCGCGCTGGCGCCCGACGTGCTTCGCCACCGCATCGTGCTGTCGCTGGAGGCGGGTCTGCGCGACGTCACGGCGGATACGCTGATCGCCGAGCTGCTGGCGGTCATGGTGTGGCCTTGA
- a CDS encoding ArsR/SmtB family transcription factor, whose translation MNSRELKNHLYEQVARIGAAVSSPKRLELLEILAQGEKPVDALAREAAIDIKLASAHLRVLKGAQLVQVRQEGKSRVYRLSGADVAALWVALRSVAEAHVADLQVVMQRLFAGPERLTLESSQTLLDKVRKGDAVLIDVRPEAEYRTAHLPGARSLPLPELEARLRELPRDKDIVAYCRGPFCVMSDAAVTLLVQRGFRASKVAEGVPEWQAAGLPLARDAAAS comes from the coding sequence ATGAACTCGCGTGAACTCAAGAATCATCTGTACGAACAGGTCGCCCGCATCGGCGCGGCCGTGTCCAGCCCCAAGCGGCTCGAACTGCTCGAAATCCTGGCTCAGGGCGAAAAGCCGGTGGACGCGCTGGCGCGCGAAGCCGCCATCGACATCAAGCTCGCCAGCGCCCACCTGCGCGTGCTCAAAGGCGCGCAGCTGGTGCAGGTGCGGCAGGAGGGCAAGAGCCGCGTCTATCGCCTCAGCGGCGCCGACGTGGCGGCGCTGTGGGTGGCGCTGCGCAGCGTGGCCGAGGCGCATGTGGCCGATCTTCAGGTGGTGATGCAGCGGCTGTTCGCCGGGCCCGAACGGCTCACGCTGGAGAGCAGCCAGACTCTGCTCGACAAGGTGCGCAAGGGCGACGCGGTGCTGATCGACGTGCGCCCAGAGGCCGAATACCGCACCGCGCATCTGCCCGGAGCGCGGTCGCTGCCGCTGCCCGAGCTGGAGGCGCGGCTGCGCGAACTTCCGCGCGACAAGGACATCGTGGCCTATTGCCGCGGGCCGTTCTGCGTGATGTCGGACGCCGCGGTGACGCTGCTGGTGCAGCGCGGCTTTCGCGCCAGCAAGGTGGCCGAAGGCGTGCCGGAATGGCAGGCCGCGGGGCTGCCGCTGGCGCGGGACGCTGCTGCATCCTGA